In a genomic window of Oreochromis aureus strain Israel breed Guangdong linkage group 13, ZZ_aureus, whole genome shotgun sequence:
- the LOC116310189 gene encoding uncharacterized protein LOC116310189, translating into MNSVTPGIEHPPVRETHPVIECIFNDDLEKLKTLLKNSDVNELYHCKDWDDDITPLIAAVAKHNKPISFDLLINGADPNITSKHHFTPLHYFSLTNTLDFVEKLLEANSHPDGSTPMQPHKHTSVQTADIRDKEDVMQRLISAGARVTLLPKNDAECVSNNNKKSQMITSNEDEAFSKIRDFIDVETAAFKTPEEVFTTDNNKMLLENPESHLTIYEILFTGRGKEKHGQRCITWLKETGNVNTYIAGAASRFPNIPKTHVRLAVEGLNAVFCTMDDITNEHAVAIVPQLLNLLDSQDSGVCEAVLQTLYVITQKTKGTKSWDFLENLCRTVAPFVNEKDPTNIRVYTYSIVANLMSVEQAAKIFTSEVVISVPKDILTSAEMKMNQKLKEVLRSLKNYLSKPNSECEGNAASSVARNMKEMPESASDETPFNQHEFRRTPVSKRWKKLLDKLEQDVRNGKKTVIRIGKCFYVNDSNFKINKKEKGTEVFLGLREDGTEVTIKKMSKSNSGNLKSEKEILQLPKLDHPHIIRYVDVEEDKKFEYLCLQLFEYTLDSYINEINKDRGKDFLLQRLVKQLLESLKVLHSQDPPILHKNLIPKNILIDVIGRVRLAGFGMSNQKQDSYTSSSEIKVAGFLISHILSGARRKFKTEIKKCKDNLKHINDVVAKNLIKWMIRDEPEGRPKAEECLDHPFFWTKNEKFEYLRWTANRKEVKNCREADQNLKPFKDWKKEFSSTIVTELDTYSRETPPKPKPYPETVFGLLLFIRNLHEHYPHYAKECDAVNKFPDLFGWVYKYAEDHHWNSESPLKEMFQRKKDKVDFSTVL; encoded by the exons ATGAATTCTGTCACTCCAGGAATTGAACACCCTCCAGTAAGAGAAACACACCCTGTAATAGAGTGTATATTTAATGATGACCTTGAGAAGCTTAAAACATTACTGAAGAACAGTGATGTTAATGAACTTTATCACTGTAAAGACTGGGATGATGATATAACCCCACTGATTGCTGCTGTTGCAAAGCACAACAAACCTATATCTTTTGACCTTTTAATTAATGGTGCGGACCCAAATATAACTTCTAAACACCACTTCACACCTTTGCATTATTTCTCCCTGACCAACACACTTGATTTTGTGGAGAAACTCCTGGAAGCAAATTCTCATCCAGATGGATCTACTCCAATGCaaccacataaacacacatcagTGCAAACTGCTGATATTAGAGACAAAGAGGATGTCATGCAAAGACTCATTTCTGCTGGTGCACGGGTCACATTGCTGCCCAAGAATGATGCTGAGTGTGTtagtaacaataataaaaagtcTCAGATGATTACATCAAATGAAGATGAGGCATTTTCCAAGATCAGAGATTTTATTGATGTGGAAACTGCTGCTTTTAAAACACCTGAAGAAGTGTTTACAACTGATAACAATAAGATGCTGTTAGAGAATCCAGAGTCACATTTGACCATATATGAAATTCTCTTTACtgggagaggaaaagaaaaacatggccAGAGATGTATTACATGGCTAAAGGAAACTGGAAATGTGAATACTTACATTGCAGGTGCAGCCAGTCGTTTTCCAAACATCCCTAAGACACATGTAAGGCTGGCAGTTGAAGGTTTAAATGCAGTTTTCTGTACAATGGATGACATAACAAATGAGCATGCAGTAGCTATAGTTCCACAACTACTGAACCTGCTTGACTCACAAGACAGTGGTGTTTGTGAAGCAGTGCTACAAACACTCTATGTgataacacagaaaacaaaaggcaCAAAGAGCTGGGACTTTTTAGAGAACTTATGCAGAACAGTTGCCCCTTTTGTAAATGAGAAGGACCCCACTAACATCAGGGTCTACACATATAGCATAGTCGCAAATCTGATGTCAGTTGAACAGGCAGCTAAAATTTTTACATCAGAGGTTGTAATTTCCGTGCCCAAGGACATACTGACATcagctgaaatgaaaatgaatcaaAAGCTGAAAGAAGTGCTGAGAAGTCTGAAAAATTATTTGAGCAAACCAAACTCAGAATGTGAGGGAAATGCAGCATCGTCTGTGGCCAGGAATATGAAGGAAATGCCGGAATCAGCTTCAGATGAAACGCCTTTCAACCAACACGAGTTTCGCAGGACACCAGTGAGCAAGAGGTGGAAGAAGCTCCTGGATAAACTGGAGCAAGATGTTCGCAAtgggaaaaaaacagtaatCAGAATcggaaaatgtttttatgtgaatgattcaaactttaaaataaataaaaaagaaaagggtaCTGAAGTCTTCTTGGGACTGAGAGAGGATGGCACAGAAGTTACCATTAAGAAAATGTCTAAAAGCAACAGTGGCAATCTgaagagtgaaaaagaaatcCTACAACTCCCTAAACTCGATCATCCTCATATCATACGATATGTTGATGTTGAAGAGGACAAGAAATTTGAATATCTTTGTCTGCAACTTTTTGAATACACCTTGGATAGCTATATCAACGAAATTAATAAAGACCGTGGGAAAGATTTCCTTTTACAGAGACTCGTCAAACAACTTCTTGAAAGTCTAAAGGTGCTTCACTCTCAAGATCCTCCAATTCTCCACAAAAATCTCATACCCAAGAACATTTTGATTG ATGTTATTGGGAGGGTAAGATTAGCTGGTTTTGGCATGAGCAACCAGAAACAAGACTCATACACGTCAAGCAGTGaaataaag GTGGCAGGATTTCTGATTTCTCATATCCTCTCTGGAGCCCGGCGTAAATTTAAAACTGAAATCAAAAAATGTAAGGACAATTTGAAACATATTAACGATGTGGTGGCAAAGAATCTCATCAAGTGGATGATCAGAGATGAGCCAGAGGGCAGACCCAAAGCAGAAGAATGCTTGGACCATCCCTTCTTCTGGACTAAGAACGA GAAATTTGAATACCTGAGATGGACTGCTAACAGGAAGGAAGTGAAAAACTGTCGGGAGGCTGACCAGAACCTGAAACCCTTTAAAGACTGGAAAAAAGAG TTTTCATCCACTATTGTTACGGAGCTGGACACTTATAGTCGTGAAACACCTCCCAAACCCAAACCATACCCTGAAACTGTATTTGGACTGCTCCTTTTTATACGTAATCTCCATGAGCATTA TCCGCATTACGCAAAGGAGTGTGATGCAGTGAACAAATTTCCAGATCTCTTTGGTTGGGTTTACAAGTATGCCGAGGACCATCACTGGAATTCAGAGTCACCtttgaaagaaatgtttcaaagaaaaaaagacaaagtggaCTTTAGCACAGTGTTGTGA